The nucleotide sequence GCCATGTGTTTGTAAGAGACTCACtacaaatgaaataataatacttaaaaaacaaaaacttaaataaaaccatGTATTGAGTGTATTTAAGAACAATAAGTATTGGCCAGTTAACATGCACAGATCAATGATTGAACAGTTACTGTACAAAGTAGTTTGgttttttcccattttcaatTCAAGCACTCTTTTAAGGCCACCATAGTTTTTTCAAAGCTGGTTGTGATATTACAATAAGGGGCTGGCATAAAACACAAGATGagataaaaacaacagagaatgttaaacagtgctttaaaaaaaattgtatgaGAAGATGTTCAGTGTTTGACATGACATCGTTGCAACAATGTtgtaagtattttaaaaatatgagtaTATTTAGATGGACAGAGTTATCAGATGGACAGAGTTAAGTTAAACGTGCAAGCACTCGCAACTtacaaggaagaagaaaaaaaaagtagagtgGACAGCCAATATCTCTTAAAAGTAATTTCCTGCACTGATTTTAATGTGGTCATGTGTTTTGAAACAGATCCAAAGCCACATTTAACCACGAGCCATAAATTCTGAAAACTGTCCGTGGGTGAGAGATGTTTGTTTTCAAGACGCGTTGTTGTCCAAGAACTGTCATTTACCACCTACAACTGACTAGTTAGAATTCATCTGGAAAGAGTTGAGGCATGTTATCATAGTGGAGAACACCTTTTCATCTTTCAGTGTTTAACAGCAGTCTGAAAACTGAAGGAGCAGCGGTCCAGTCTATGAGGCTGCTTCCTGTATTGTTTCTGTGGGCTCACTTTGAGCTGAAGGCTCAGAGGTCATTGGCTCCCCTGCAGCGGTAGTTACCTGTGTGGCCGGAGCTACAAGTTCTGAGTCTGGCTTCTTTTGAGAAGTTTCCACACTTGGTTCTTTACTGGGTTCTAAGTTAACCAAAGGAGTCACACGGGTTTGCCCTGTGTTGTTAGGGGTCCGGAATCTGTCCATGTTTTCCAGTTCAGCCAATCGGTCATCCCTGTCCCACCGTGTGGTTCTCTCTCGACGTTCTCGCCTCGGTCTGTCGCCTTCTTTTCCTTCAGccactctccctctttctcgaCTCCCTCCTTCTCCACTTGCCCTTTCTCCTCCCTCACCCCTCCCATCACCTTTTCCCCTTTCCCTCTCACTATCCAGGCTGCCCCGCCTCTCCCTCCAGTCGCGTCGGTCTCTGTCCCGCTCCCGTTCGCGGTCTCTGTCCCGatctctgtccctgtctcttTCCCATCCTCCTCCCCGGTGGTCACCTCCATCTTCCTGCCAGCCTCCAAGCCTCTCCCTCCCATCCATTCTATCAGCACCTCCTCCCCTGCTTCCTTCTCCAAATGAACGCCTTCCACCTCCAAAACCTCgatccctctctctgtccctctctctatcCCTGTCTCTATCCCagtctctgtccctttctggcTCTCTGTCCCTGAATCCAGGCCTGTCTCCCCTGAATGATCTGCCATCCATTTCTTCTGGCCCTTCAAGACCATGAGGACCTCCTGGTCTaataaaaggaggaggagggccttgaggaggaggagggccgTGCCCGTGTGGAGGGAAAGGAGCCCTTATATTGTGAGGAGGTGGCATCCCAAAGCCTCCTTTAGGTGGAGGGGGCTCATGGTGCATCATTTGAGGGTGTGGTCCCCTTGTCATCATCTGTGGAGGCATAGGAGGCATGTTGGGGTGAGGGGGTCTTGGCCCATGGGGTGGAGGAAAACGCTGCATGTGTGGTGGTGGGGCAAGGGGAGGACGCTGGAGAGGGATTATACCAGGCCTTGCACCAAGCAGACCACCAGAGGGGGATTGGATGTTTCCTGGAGGTACACCTGGGGGTACAACTGGAACTGTACCTGGAGGCCCCCCTGAAAGTCCACCTGGAGGTCCACCCGAAAGACCTCCTGGAGGTCCACCTGGAGGCACACTTACTTGGTTACCTGATGGgggacaaacaaacaacttaaTTGAAACTAAACTTATTCTGTCCAGAAATACCAGTACATTCACAGCAAGTCCTAACATTTGAGAAGGACTAAATAGAAAATGCTTGGTGCTGTACAGACCACCTCCCAAgtataaatgaacatttatcAACTCTAATCTACTGTACtttctatactgtatgtaaccaaacataaattaattaacaatATCTAATTAACAATGATTAGTTGCATACAGTTTTTAAAGTGATAAGACAAATCCCTCAAGTTAAGTCTTTTTACAACCCATTGGGAAGAAggacaaagaacaaaacacCAGTGAAAATTCTGGAAAGAAAGTGAGACTGACCTATAGGTCCCATTTGGTTGTTGAAGATGTTGGGACCCTCAAGGACCTCATCATTTTTCCTTTTGGACAGACCTGCTGGGTCCAGAGGCAGGTCGTCAACTCCACTTTTGGAGGATGGTGGATGACCGGGAGGCATGGTACCTGGGGGAGGGAAACCTGGTGATAGAAGAGTCCGATAAGTTATGTTGCTGTTAGACCTGTCTGTTTTGTTCATACCAACTTTGCCACAGTTGGGCCAGTCTAAAAACTGTCAATCAAGTATTGATGAGGACTTCCTCTTAAAAGGTGGAATGATACAGTGTTGCGCTGTTAAAAAAGGACTCCACAATAGCCAGTTTAGGATTTTAGCATATATTCATAAAAACTTTTCCAATAAATCCACAGTCTGTGTCAAAACTAATATTCATGCAAATCGAAGAAGCAATCATTAAGGGTCATATAGAGTCATCCTAAATtgtcttaaaatgttttcttattatattataatattgatATTTCAAAgtgcaaaaagaaataataggCAACATCAAAATCCTGATGCGAAAGAAAGGAGCAGTCAAGTGTTGCATGTCTCACAATTTGGGTCCATAAAGATCTGACAAAGCAGGATAACCAAACAAACTAAACTCAGTATACTGATGAGCAAAATTCAAATATGAAAATGCAGAATGGACACAGTGTGAGTAAATGAAACTAGATGAAAGCCAGAGAGATATTGTTCGATGACAACTTTATGTGTGCTACCTGGTGGCATCTGCATGGGGTTGAAGCCAGGTCTgatgaaaggaggaggggggacaCCTGGGGGGAAGGAAGGTGGAGGCATGCCTACTGGACCGGGAAAGATGGGAGGCTGGAGAGAGCCCATTCCAACCACTGGCTGTTGCATTGGGGGGACCTGAGAATATTTACAGGTTTTACTGTAGATGTCACCTAGGAAAGATTTGGTTATACCTCCCAGTGGCAGTCTGAAGACACAGCAGTTAATCaagttaaaactaaaataaaataatctcatCTAGGCCGCCTCAACGTTTTGTTTATGGGTCACACCAGCTTGTAAATGCAGTGGTTCCCCGTACATTCAATATATTATGGCAGGACGCCCAAGTATATTTGGCTGCGCCTTAATTAAATGTAtctgagaaaacaacaaaacccacAATTACTTAACTAAAGTACCACGGCATTTCCTCTCAATGCTAGACTACTTATTGCTCAGCTTAAATTGTCCAACAGCATCTCAGATCACCTGTCAGTAACAATTATTCTATGATTTCAATTTGTGACATTACAAATCcaatgtgtttgaatgtgttggTTTGTGCCCTGGACATTGGTGAAGAGTCAGGCTTCAATAGCACAGTCTGTGCCAAAGATTGTATATACAAAGTGGGAGGTATCACAGTAACAGCTCTCAACAACCAGAGTTGACCAAGTATCAGTCCCCTAAATCCACCAGCTGATCTTGCTCCcagtgtaaatgtttgtttcatgccaaaaacaaaataataataataataataaaaaattctgTAAGTCTAATTTTAGTTCTGAGGATGCTCAGTAgcttattaataaataaatattatttggaCATTAATGTGTACCAAAGTCAATATGCTATTGacatgaaaatacaaacaaaaataaaaataaaataaaacattaatgtgtgtacattttttacACAGCATCATTGGCAAAAACATTATAActcagataaaacaaacaaattaaatgtatttcccACCCGTCAGCCACCACCCCAGTATAATCAGGTTGTGTCGGACACCCTGAGCCGTTTATAATACCGGCAACATGTTGGAGCTGCTGTTTACCTGAGCAGGTggaccagctgcagcagctacaGGTAATACTTGTGTCTCTTCAGGCTGCTGTGACTCTGAACGGCCGTTGTGGGTTAGTTCCTCTTGGTGATCAAGAACCTTTTTTACACTACTCCACTCTGGAAAAGGCATAAACATTTCAGAACTGTAAAAAAGAACTGGTTAATACACTACAGTAACCAATATCTTTAGGCATTTTCAAGAAGACCTTGTTTCTTGTCAACTGTATGACTAAACGGATTTCCCTCATGCACCATGTGTGATTGAAGTTTTTACCTGGTGATAATGTGTCTACATCTAATACTCCTCCTTCTTTCAGCTCCTCCAACTGGTCCTCTCTGATTTTAGACCACGGTATGTAGGTAACACCCAGCTCTACATCCCAGTACTGTTTAAACTCAGCCTTTATGCCCTTGTTCAAAGCCCAAGCCATCTAccaacaaatgtgcaaaaaaacaaaaacaaaacaaacaaacaaacaaactcttgATTAATAAGAAAATGATAATTTTCTCATTAATTTGCTGACTTTTTGTTTATTAGTGCATTAGCAAGCAGCAATGCGTGTGTTTCACTCACCTTGATGGCTTTCTGGTTCACTTTGTAAGTTCCTCTACTAAGTTTTTGTAGGGCCCTGAAGGCATCCTGCCTATGTATCATGACAATATAGGCACACCCACGTGGAGGGATCATCttaaaagacaaaaggacaaaaaggacTTAATCTTATTATTGCAGAAAGATATCAGACTGCGCAAAAGTTTGAAAAGTTGACGTTTAGTTTACTGTAACATATCAATATATCCccaataaacaaatataaacaaaaaagcatA is from Channa argus isolate prfri chromosome 22, Channa argus male v1.0, whole genome shotgun sequence and encodes:
- the scaf4a gene encoding SR-related and CTD-associated factor 4 isoform X2, with amino-acid sequence MDAVNAFNQELFSLMDSKPPISRAKMISITKSAIKAMKLYKHVVQIVEKFIKKCKPEYKVAGLYVVDSIVRQSRHQFGPDKDVFGPRFTKNITGTFENLCLCPMEDRSKIVRVLNLWQKNGVFKIEVIQPLLDMAAGSSSAAAPYTGTDEPGSSPPPAKEPVTVVTTNSTMTSGAPLQNSDPFAAVAQLFQSSQGQQLQQMLQNFQQQPVKPEANAQPPLHTIQTQAQNITTGLGMVTPQLPQPTQQKTAFDKLLDRFDYDDEPEVGEETKKDEISAQPSFMQQPPAFSQHMEHFKSPVINMSQDLSQQVPLPPNGQHQTCGLPPGQSFPVMMPPMGNALQGQGLPVSAGPPGFPGVYPPHNTTQQQQDMSVDMDHSSARDSRHGRRSHSGSRSPKRRRSRSNSRTRRSRHRRSRSRSRDRRYHSPRPRSQERREREKERERRQKGLPPTKSETLSICSTTLWVGQLDKRTQQQDVACLLEEFGQIESINMIPPRGCAYIVMIHRQDAFRALQKLSRGTYKVNQKAIKMAWALNKGIKAEFKQYWDVELGVTYIPWSKIREDQLEELKEGGVLDVDTLSPEWSSVKKVLDHQEELTHNGRSESQQPEETQVLPVAAAAGPPAQVPPMQQPVVGMGSLQPPIFPGPVGMPPPSFPPGVPPPPFIRPGFNPMQMPPGFPPPGTMPPGHPPSSKSGVDDLPLDPAGLSKRKNDEVLEGPNIFNNQMGPIGNQVSVPPGGPPGGLSGGPPGGLSGGPPGTVPVVPPGVPPGNIQSPSGGLLGARPGIIPLQRPPLAPPPHMQRFPPPHGPRPPHPNMPPMPPQMMTRGPHPQMMHHEPPPPKGGFGMPPPHNIRAPFPPHGHGPPPPQGPPPPFIRPGGPHGLEGPEEMDGRSFRGDRPGFRDREPERDRDWDRDRDRERDRERDRGFGGGRRSFGEGSRGGGADRMDGRERLGGWQEDGGDHRGGGWERDRDRDRDRDRERERDRDRRDWRERRGSLDSERERGKGDGRGEGGERASGEGGSRERGRVAEGKEGDRPRRERRERTTRWDRDDRLAELENMDRFRTPNNTGQTRVTPLVNLEPSKEPSVETSQKKPDSELVAPATQVTTAAGEPMTSEPSAQSEPTETIQEAAS
- the scaf4a gene encoding SR-related and CTD-associated factor 4 isoform X1 — translated: MDAVNAFNQELFSLMDSKPPISRAKMISITKSAIKAMKLYKHVVQIVEKFIKKCKPEYKVAGLYVVDSIVRQSRHQFGPDKDVFGPRFTKNITGTFENLCLCPMEDRSKIVRVLNLWQKNGVFKIEVIQPLLDMAAGSSSAAAPYTGTDEPGSSPPPAKEPVTVVTTNSTMTSGAPLQNSDPFAAVAQLFQSSQGQQLQQMLQNFQQQPVKPEANAQPPLHTIQTQAQNITTGLGMVTPQLPQPTQQKTAFDKKLLDRFDYDDEPEVGEETKKDEISAQPSFMQQPPAFSQHMEHFKSPVINMSQDLSQQVPLPPNGQHQTCGLPPGQSFPVMMPPMGNALQGQGLPVSAGPPGFPGVYPPHNTTQQQQDMSVDMDHSSARDSRHGRRSHSGSRSPKRRRSRSNSRTRRSRHRRSRSRSRDRRYHSPRPRSQERREREKERERRQKGLPPTKSETLSICSTTLWVGQLDKRTQQQDVACLLEEFGQIESINMIPPRGCAYIVMIHRQDAFRALQKLSRGTYKVNQKAIKMAWALNKGIKAEFKQYWDVELGVTYIPWSKIREDQLEELKEGGVLDVDTLSPEWSSVKKVLDHQEELTHNGRSESQQPEETQVLPVAAAAGPPAQVPPMQQPVVGMGSLQPPIFPGPVGMPPPSFPPGVPPPPFIRPGFNPMQMPPGFPPPGTMPPGHPPSSKSGVDDLPLDPAGLSKRKNDEVLEGPNIFNNQMGPIGNQVSVPPGGPPGGLSGGPPGGLSGGPPGTVPVVPPGVPPGNIQSPSGGLLGARPGIIPLQRPPLAPPPHMQRFPPPHGPRPPHPNMPPMPPQMMTRGPHPQMMHHEPPPPKGGFGMPPPHNIRAPFPPHGHGPPPPQGPPPPFIRPGGPHGLEGPEEMDGRSFRGDRPGFRDREPERDRDWDRDRDRERDRERDRGFGGGRRSFGEGSRGGGADRMDGRERLGGWQEDGGDHRGGGWERDRDRDRDRDRERERDRDRRDWRERRGSLDSERERGKGDGRGEGGERASGEGGSRERGRVAEGKEGDRPRRERRERTTRWDRDDRLAELENMDRFRTPNNTGQTRVTPLVNLEPSKEPSVETSQKKPDSELVAPATQVTTAAGEPMTSEPSAQSEPTETIQEAAS